One Streptomyces sp. 840.1 genomic window, ACGGCGGAGTCGAGGTGCAGAAGCGTGGCCATGGGTGTCTCCAGGGGGTGGCGCGGCCTGCCGGTGAAGCGGACCGCTTTTTCGTATGCACCTAGTAATAACATAGGGACTTACTAATCGTAAGTCCCTCACTGTGGCGCAGTACCCTGGGCGTATGGCGGATCACAGCGAGCAGGCGTGCCGAAGGGTCGACGTGGGCATCAGCCGCGTCTTCGAGCTGTTCGGCAAGCGCTGGACGGGGCCCATCGTCTCCGTGCTGCTTCAGCAGCCCGTGCACTTCGCTGATCTGCGGCGAGCGATTCCCGGCATCAGTGAGCGCATGCTCTCGGACCGGCTGTCCGAACTGGGGACGGCGGGCCTGGTGGTGCGGGAGGTCGACGAGGGGCCGCCGCTGCGGGTTTCGTACCGCCTGACGCAGGCCGGTGCCGCGATGGAGCCCGCGCTGAAGGAACTGGGGCGCTGGGCGGAGACGCATCTGAAGGACGGCGGGGGCGACTGCTAGGGCCTGTCGTGCGGGTCAGATCTCATCGGACTGGATCAGGTCGGCCGCGGCAGGTCGGATCAGACCGGGTCGGATCAGGCCGGCTCGGGTGAGGCCGGGTGAGGGGTGTGGGACCTGGTGCCGGGAGTTGTCCACAGGTACGTGGAGTGCTCGGGGCATCGGACGCTGCTGCCGGATCACCCGCGCCTGTGCTTGTCCACAGGGGGAGACGGCCGGCTGTGAACGGCGGTACCGTCGTCGGCAGTTGATGTTGGACCGGGTTGCCGGACGGCGGCTCCGGGCGAAGCCGGGGGAGCCGCGCGCCATGGGTGAGATCGAAGCGTCGGTGCCGGTGCAACGGGCCGTGGAGGGTGATCCGCGCATTCCGGTCGTGCCCGGGTTCGCCCGGCGCAGGCACTCGGGGGAGCCGGGTGGCCCGCAGTCGCCGCGCGAGGCGGGCAAGGCCCTCCGTGCGCGTGTGCCCCGGTCCGCGCACGCCTCGCTCGTCCTGCCCGAGAACAGGCCCGACGCGGTCCGGGCGGTCGAGGAGTCGAACCGGGGCCGGGTGCCCGCGCTCACGCCGATCCGGGTGGGGCGCATGGCGGCCACCCCGTTCGCCTTTCTCCGGGGTTCGGCCGGGCTGATGGCCCACGACCTGGTAGGCACCCCCGTCACCGGCGTGGGAGCCCAGCTCTGCGGTGACGCCCACGCGGCCAACTTCGGCCTTTACGGCGATGCGCGCGGCAACCTGGTCATGGACCTGAACGACTTCGACGAGACCGTGAACGGCCCTTGGGAGTGGGACCTCAAGCGTCTGGCCACCTCGCTGGTGCTCGCGGGCCGTGAGGCGGGCGCGGACGAGGAGACGTGCCGCAGGGGCGCGTACGACACGGTGGGCGCCTACCGGCGCACGATGCGGCTGCTGGCCAAACTGCCCGCTCTCGACGCGTGGAACGCCATCGCGGACGAGGAACTCGTCTCGCACACGGACGCGCGTGATCTGCTCGGCACCCTGGAGCGGGTCTCGGAGAAGGCCCGCAACAACACCAGCGCCCGCTTCGCCGCGAAGTCCACGGAGGACTCCGGGGACGGCGGACGCCGGTTCGTCGACGCACCGCCGGTGCTGCGCCGGGTGCCGGACGCGGAGGCGGCGGCCGTGGCGGCGGGGCTCGGTGAGTATCTGGGCACCGTCTCGCCGGACCGGGTTCCGCTGCTCGCCCGGTACGCGATCCACGATGTGGCGTTCCGGGTGGTCGGTACCGGGAGCGTGGGCACCCGGTCGTATGTGGTGCTGCTCGTGGACCACCGGGGCGAGCCGCTGGTGCTGCAGGTGAAGGAGGCCAGGCCCTCGGTGCTGGCGCCTCATCTGCCCGCTGTGGGGTTCGAGGTGCCGGAGGCGGGTCACGAGGGGCGCCGGGTGGTGCTCGGGCAGAAGCGGATGCAGGTCGTCAGCGACATCCTGCTCGGCTGGGCGACCGTGGACGGCCGGCCCTTCCAGGTGAGGCAGTTCAGGAACCGCAAGGGCAGCGTCGACCCGGCGGCCCTGGCGGCCGACCAGGTCGACGACTACGGCCGGATGACCGGCGCGCTGCTGGCTCGGGCGCACGCGCACAGCGCCGACCCCCGGCTCATCGCGGGCTACTGCGGCAAGAACGACGAGCTGGACGAGGCGGTGGCGGCGTTCGCCGTGACCTATGCGGACCGCACGGAGGCGGATCACGCCGAGCTCGTGCGGGCGATCGCCGCAGGCCGCATACGGGCCGAGCCGGGGGTGTGAAGCCCGTCGCGCGGACCGCGCGTCTCCGGGGTGCGGGCCGTGGCCATACGCTGGACGGGTGACCCACGAAGCCGCCGGGGTGCCGACCACCCGGAACGACGATGACCGGCAGGACCAGGACCGGCAGGACCAGGACGAGGACCGGCAGCACGGGCAGCCCGGCCGTCCGTCCGACGCGGATGCCCAGGCGGACGCGGACGCCCACGCGGAGACCGTTCCTCCCGCCGGGGCCCCCGCAGACGGTGCCGACGGTGCCGACGGCGGGCCTGCGGGGCAGGAGCGGCCCGAGGCGCGCCTCGCGCACGCTGTACGGGTCGCCGAGCAGGCCCTGATCGAGTTCGAGATCGCGGTGGAGACCTTCCGGGTGGAAGTGGAGAACTTCTCCCGGCTGCATCACCAGCGACTGGGCCCGATGTACACACGTCTCGACGAGCTCGATGCGCAGATCGCGGAGGCACGGGCCGCGATGACCGGTGACCCCGAGGATCTGCGCAAGGCGCAGGAGGCGCGGGCGGTCGTCATGCCGATGCCGGGTGTCGACGAGCTGTTCCACGACTGGATGGACTCCGACGGGCTGTCCCCCGAGGCGAGCGCGATGCTGACCGAGCAGCCCGTCAGGCCGCCGAAGCGGGTCCGGCCGACCGAGGAGGCCCGCAAGCTGTACCGCGAGCTGGCGCGCAAGGCCCATCCGGACCTGGCCCAGGACGAGGTGGAGCGGGCCCGCAGGGACGAGTTCATCACCCGCGTCAATGCCGCGTACGGGCGTGGGGACGAGGCGCTCCTCAGGGAGCTGGCCCAGGAGTGGGCGGCCGGGCCGGTTGCCCCGGAGGCGGAGCTGGGCGAGGCCGACGAGCTGTACGCCCGGCTGAACTGGCTGACCCAGCGCAAGGAACTGCTGACGCTGCTCGCCCAGGAACTGGAGCAGAGCGCGATCGGCGCCATGCTGCGGATGGCCCCGGACGATCCGGATCACCTGCTCGAAGAGATCGCCGATCAGTTGCTGGGCGAGGTGTCGCGGCGCGAGTCGGAGCTGGCAGCCCTGGTGCAGTAGCGTTTCCGGGGATTTCGAAGCGTAATGACGAGAGAAGGCATGACCCATGAATTTCGGCCCGCTTCCCACGGTCGATGTCACGGCGGTGCCGGCGGACGGCCTCGTGCTGGACGTACGGGAGGACGACGAATGGGCGGCCGGACACGTCGACGGCGCCCTGCACATCCCGATGAGCGGTTTCGTGGGCCGCTTCGGTGAGCTGACCGAGGCGGCTGAGGACGGCCGGCGCGTGCATGTGATGTGCCGGGTCGGCGGTCGGTCCGCCCAGGTCACCCAGTACCTGGTGCAGCAGGGCATCGACGCCGTGAACATCGATGGCGGCATGCTCGCCTGGGATGCGGCCGGGCGCCCGATGGTCACCGACAGCGGCAACCCGGCCTTCGTCGTCTGACCTGGGCGTCTTCGGGCGTTCCGGGGCCCCGGACTCGCTCTTCCGGGGCCCGGCGCGGGTGCGTTCAGCCGAGGTCGAGATCGAGGGAGTGCGCGGCCAGCAGGTCGCCCAGCGCCTCCTCGTGAGCGGCGGCCGGGCCGAGAGAGAGCTCGATCTGCTTTGCCCAGGCGTGGAAGCGGTGCAGGACGTAGTCGGTGTCCGCGCCGAAGCCCCCGTGCAGGTGCTGTGCCGTCTGCACGACCCGGCGGACCCCGTCCGACGCCCAGATCTTCGCCACGGCTACATCGCCCGCAGGGGGAAGCGCGCCGCTCCCGCCGGTGGCGATCCGCCAGGCGGCCTGCCAGAGGGTCACCTCCATGGCCCGCAGATCGATGTAACGGTCCGCGGCCTGTACGGCGACGGACTGAAAAGTCGCCACGGGGAAGCCGAACTGCTCGCGCTTCCCCGTGTACTCGCTCGTCATGGCCAGTACGGCCTCGCCAAGGCCCAGCGCCAGTGCGCAGGTTCCGGTGGTGAGCAGTGCGTGCAGCCACTCCCAGGCACCGGCGGCGTCGATCAGCTCGCGGTCCGAGACCCGTACCGCGTCCAGCCGTACCTCACCGAACAGTTCGCCGCTGGTGGAGACCTGCTCCGCGATGGTGAGACCGTCGTGGCCGCGCCGGACCAGGGCCACGACTGCCCTGCCGTCCCCGGTATGCGCGGGCACCGCGATCCAGTCCGCGGCCTGCGCCCACGGGACGGCCGACTGAACACCGTCCAGCACCCAGCCGGCTTCCGAGCCGTCGTCCCCGGCCGACTCGCCCCCGGTCCCGCTTGCGGCTGCCTCGCTCGCGGCGCCGTCGCGGCGTGCCGTGACGGCGAGTTCGGCCGGATCGTGGCCGGTGCGCCCATTGGCTCCGACGGTGAGGACCAGCTCACCGCGGCCCACGCCGGGCAGCAGCTCGGCGGCCAGCTTCTGGTCCCCGTAGCGCTGGAGCGCCATCGCGACCGCGCACGTCTCCAGCAGCGGGACCCGGGCGAGGACCTTCGCCGACTCGCGCAGCACCAGGCAGAGCGCGATCAGGTCGAGGCCCGCACCGCCGTGTTCGGGTGACAGCGTCAGGCTCAGCAGGTCTCCGGCGGCGAGACCGGCCCACAGCGGCCGGTCGATGTCCTCGGCCACCGCACCCGGTACGAGTGCGGGGCTGGGCACCGCGTCGGGTGCAACGCCCGAGAAGACGGCTCGTGCCGCCTCTGCGGCTGCCTGCTGTTCCTCGGTGTAGGTGAAGTCCACTGTCCTGGCCTCCCGCGAACCGCTGTGCTCGTACCGGACCTGACGGAGCGTCAAGATAGAACAGGTTCTACAAGAAGGGAACAGGCGCGGTCCGGGCGCGGCGCGGGTGCGCCACGCGGCCGGCCCGGTCACCGGTCGAAGTCGAGCTCCACCTCCCCGGTCACCGGGTGGGACTGGCAGGCCAGCACATAGCCGGCCCCGGTCTCTTCCGGTTCGAGCGCGAAGTTGCGGTCCATCCGCACCTCGCCCGAGACCAGGAAGGCCCGGCAGGTCCCGCACACGCCCCCCTTGCAGGCGTACGGCGCGTCCGAGCGGCTGCGGAGCACCGTCTCCAGCAGCGATTCGCCCTCCAGGACCGGCCACTTGCCCGAGCGGCCGTCCAGGGTGGCCGTGAGCATGCTGTCCGCCGGGGCCTCGATCCGGGGGCGGGCCGTGGCGCTCGGTCCGTCGTCGACGTGGAAGATCTCCTGGTGAATACGGGTCCGCCCGACTCCCAGCCCGTGCAGCGCGCCCTCGGCGGCCCGGACCAGACCGAGCGGGCCGCACAGATACCAGCCGTCCACATCGGCCACCGGGAGCAGGGCGGGCAGCAGGCCGGCCAGCCGCTCGCGGTCCAGCCGGCCCGAGGGGAGACCGGCCTGCTGCTCCTCCCGGGAGAGCGCGGTGACCAGCTGGAACCGGTCCGGATAGCGGTCCTTGAGGTCGGCGACCTCGTCCAGGAACATCGTCGACGCGGCGGTCCGGTCGCTGCGGATCAGACAGAACGACGCGTCGGGCTCCCGGGCCAGCAGCGTCGCGGCGATGGACAGCACCGGGGTGATCCCGCTGCCGCCGACGACCGCCGCGAACAGCCCGGCGCGCGGGGTGAGCACGAAGCGGCCCATCGGGGGCATCGCCTCGACCTGATCGCCGACCGCGAGCTCCTTGAGCGCGTACGTGGAGAACGCCCCGCCGTCGACGAGCCGGATGCCCACCCGCAGCCGCGGGTCGGCCGGCCGCTCGGTGGCCGGTGCGCAGATCGAGTACGAGCGGCGGACCTCCTCACCATCGACGGTGTAGCGGACGTTGAGGTGCTGGCCGGGCTGGTGGCGGAAGGTCTCGCGCAGATCCGGCGGCACGGCGAAGTCGACAGCGACCGAATCGTCCGTGAGCCGCTCGATCGCGCTGACCCGGAGCGGATGGAACATCTACAACTCCTTGAAGTGATCGAACGGTTCGCGGCATGTCACGCACCTGCGCAGCGCCTTGCAGGCGGTGGACGAGAACCGGCTCAGCAGCTCCGTGTCGGTGGAGCCGCAGTGCGGGCAGCGAACGGACAGGGCGAGCGGCACGGGTCCGGCGGCGGGTGAGGCCGCGTCGTGCGACCGGGGAGGCGCTATGCCGAACTCGGTGAGCTTGCGGCGCCCTTCCGCGCTGATGTCGTCCGTGGACCAGGCCGGGGTGAGCACGGTGACCACGGAGACCTCGGTCATGCCGTGGTCGAGCAGCACGCGCTCGATGTCCGTGGACATGGCCTCTATCGCTGGGCAGCCGGTGTAGGTGGGGGTGAGCCGGACCGTGACGCGGCCCGGTGCCAGCACCTCCACGCCCCGGAGCACGCCCAGCTCCTCCAGGGTCAGTACCGGCAGCTCGGGGTCGGGGACGGAGCCCGCGAGGGTGCGCAGCTCCTCCTCCAGTGCCGTCCCGGTCACCATGACGCCCCCGGGTGGCTGCGGTGCAGATGCTGCATCTCGGCGATCATCCGGCCGAAGGGCTCCGTGTGGATGCCCTGCCGGCCCGCTCCGGCCGTCCAGGCGCCGGACTGCGGACCGGCCGGGACGGTCAGCCCGGCCTGCTCCAGAACGGTGGTGACGGACGCCAGCCAGTCGCTCCGCAGGGCGTTCCAGTCCACCTCGACCCCTTCGACGGGCTGGAACAGCTCCCCGGTGAAACGCCACAGGGCGTCCACCGCGCGCTGCATCCGCTCGTGGCTCTCCGGCGTGCCGTCACCGAGGCGCAGCGTCCACTGCTCGGCGTGGTCCCGGTGGTAGGCGACCTCCTTCACGGCCTTGGCCGCGATGGCGGCGAACTCGCCGTCACCGGCTGCCAGCCGCTCGTACAGCCCGTGCTGGTGGACGGAGAAGTAGAGCTGGCGGGCGATGGTGTGGGCGAAGTCGCCGTTGGGCTGCTCGACCAGCTGGACGTTGCGGAAGGCACGTTCCTCGCGCAGATACGCCAGCTCGTCCTCGTCCCCGACGAGGGAGAGCAGCAGGCGGGCCTGGCCCAGCAGGTCCAGGGCGATGTTGGCGAGTGCCACCTCCTCCTCGAGCACGGGGGCGTGGCCCGCCCACTCCCCCAGCCGGTGCGACAGCACCAGCGCGTCGTCGCCCAGGGCGAGGGCCGCGGTCACAGGTGCTTCACCCCGTCCGGGATCTCGTAGAACGTGGGGTGCCGGTAGGGCTTGTCGCCGGCCGGCTCGAAGAAGGTGTCCTTCTCGTCCGGCGAGGACGCCGTGATCCGGGCGGAAGGCACCACCCAGATGGAGACGCCCTCGGACCGGCGTGTGTACAGATCGCGTGCGTTGCGCAGCGCCATCTCGGCGTCCGGGGCGTGCAGACTGCCGGCGTGGGTGTGGGAGAGGCCACGCCGCGAGCGCACGAACACCTCCCACAGCGGCCAGTCGGTCGAGCTGCTCATGCTGTCGCCTCCCCATTCGGTACGACGGTGTTCGTTGCGGCGGTGTTGGGTGCGGCGCTCGGTGCGTCGCCGTCAGGTCCGACTGCCGTGTGTTTCTGTGCGTAGGCGGCGGCAGCATCGCGGACCCAGGCACCTTCCTCGTGCGCCCGGCGGCGCTGGGTGAGGCGCTCTTCGTTGCACGGGCCGTTGCCCTTCAGGACCTCCTGGAACTCGGTCCAGTCGATCGCCCCGAAGTCGTGCTGACCGCGCTCCTCGTTCCAGCGGAGGTCCGGGTCGGGGAGGGTGAGCCCCAGCACCTCCGCCTGCGGGACGCAGATGTCGACGAAACGCTGCCGCAGCTCGTCGTTGGAATGCCGCTTGATCTTCCAGGTCATCGACTGGGCGGAGTGCGAGGAGGCGTCGTCCGGCGGGCCGAACATCATCAGGGACGGCCACCACCAGCGGTTCACCGCGTCCTGGGCCATCTCGTGCTGTGCGGCCGTGCCGCCGCTGAGGGCCAGCAGCAGTTCGTAGCCCTGGCGCTGGTGGAAGGACTCCTCCTTGCAGATGCGGACCATCGCGCGGGCGTAGGGACCGTAGGAGCAGCGGCACAGGGGCACCTGGTTGGTGATCGCCGCGCCGTCCACGAGCCAGCCGATCGCGCCCACGTCCGCCCAGGTCAGGGTTGGGTAATTGAAGATCGACGAATACCGCTGGCGGCCCGCGTGGAGCTTGTCGAGCAGCTCCTCGCGGCCCGTGCCGAGGGTCTCGGCCGCGCTGTAGAGGTAGAGCCCGTGTCCCGCCTCGTCCTGCACCTTGGCGATCAGGATCGCCTTGCGGCGCAGCGAGGGCGCACGGGTGATCCAGTTGGCCTCGGGCTGCATGCCGATGATCTCGGAATGGGCGTGCTGGGCCATTTGCCTGACCAGCGAGGCGCGGTAGGCATCGGGCATCCAGTCACGCGGCTCGATGCGCTCGTCGGCCGCCACCGCGGCATCGAAAGCCGCCGCCAGGGCCCCGTCCGCCCCATCGGTACTGCCCGCTGTCGCCTGCGCTGTCTGGCCCGCAGTCAATGCCGCCATCCCGGACTCCCTACCGACCGATCGTTCGGTTCAATGTCTTCAATGGTGAGTCTGCGGCCCGTAGGGTGTCAACCCTGTGGATAACTGACCGGGATCGACGGGGATCGGGGCGGGATGGATTCGTACGACGACAGGGGCGTCGGCGGCAGGGACGGACGTGTTTCCGGCCCCGATTCAGGGCCGGCTCCAGCGGTTCCCGACCCCCGTACCGAGCCCGATCCGGAACCGGGTCCCGGTACAGATCCTGGTCCGGATCCTGGTACGGGGCTTTGTGGCGAACCCGGTCCGGAGCCCCGTTCCGGAATCGCCGGGCTGTCGTTTCCGTACCAGGTCGCCGCCGCTGTGGCTCTCGCGGTGATCGGCCTGGTCACCTGCACTCAGCTGGCGATGGTGTTTCTGCACGTCGCCCCCTCCAACACGCTGACCAAGCAGCACGGCAAGGGGGTCGACCAATGGATCTACCCCGAGTTCGAGCAGAACTGGAAGCTCTTCGCCCCCAATCCGCTCCAGCAGAACATCGCCGTGCACGTGCGTGCTGAGATAGCCGGCCCCGACGGCCGCCGTACCACCCCCTGGATGAGCCTCTCGGGCGAGGACGGCAAGGCGATACGCGGCAATCCGCTGCCCAGCCACGTGCAGCAGAACGAACTCCGCCGGGGCTGGGACTTCTACCTCGGGTCCCACGACAACCAGAACCGGGCCAACGGGCTGCGCGGGACGCTCTCCGAGCAGTACATCCGCCGGATCGTCATGCTGCGCCTGAGCGAGCACGACTACGGCGGCACCGTCGAACGGATCCAGGTCCGGTCCGAGGTGCGGTCCGTCGCGGCCCCTCCGTGGAGCGACGAGAAGATCAGTACGAAACCGTCCTACCGGGTGCTGCC contains:
- the paaD gene encoding 1,2-phenylacetyl-CoA epoxidase subunit PaaD — its product is MVTGTALEEELRTLAGSVPDPELPVLTLEELGVLRGVEVLAPGRVTVRLTPTYTGCPAIEAMSTDIERVLLDHGMTEVSVVTVLTPAWSTDDISAEGRRKLTEFGIAPPRSHDAASPAAGPVPLALSVRCPHCGSTDTELLSRFSSTACKALRRCVTCREPFDHFKEL
- the paaB gene encoding 1,2-phenylacetyl-CoA epoxidase subunit PaaB, whose amino-acid sequence is MSSSTDWPLWEVFVRSRRGLSHTHAGSLHAPDAEMALRNARDLYTRRSEGVSIWVVPSARITASSPDEKDTFFEPAGDKPYRHPTFYEIPDGVKHL
- the paaC gene encoding 1,2-phenylacetyl-CoA epoxidase subunit PaaC; its protein translation is MTAALALGDDALVLSHRLGEWAGHAPVLEEEVALANIALDLLGQARLLLSLVGDEDELAYLREERAFRNVQLVEQPNGDFAHTIARQLYFSVHQHGLYERLAAGDGEFAAIAAKAVKEVAYHRDHAEQWTLRLGDGTPESHERMQRAVDALWRFTGELFQPVEGVEVDWNALRSDWLASVTTVLEQAGLTVPAGPQSGAWTAGAGRQGIHTEPFGRMIAEMQHLHRSHPGASW
- a CDS encoding J domain-containing protein codes for the protein MTHEAAGVPTTRNDDDRQDQDRQDQDEDRQHGQPGRPSDADAQADADAHAETVPPAGAPADGADGADGGPAGQERPEARLAHAVRVAEQALIEFEIAVETFRVEVENFSRLHHQRLGPMYTRLDELDAQIAEARAAMTGDPEDLRKAQEARAVVMPMPGVDELFHDWMDSDGLSPEASAMLTEQPVRPPKRVRPTEEARKLYRELARKAHPDLAQDEVERARRDEFITRVNAAYGRGDEALLRELAQEWAAGPVAPEAELGEADELYARLNWLTQRKELLTLLAQELEQSAIGAMLRMAPDDPDHLLEEIADQLLGEVSRRESELAALVQ
- a CDS encoding DUF5819 family protein, producing MDSYDDRGVGGRDGRVSGPDSGPAPAVPDPRTEPDPEPGPGTDPGPDPGTGLCGEPGPEPRSGIAGLSFPYQVAAAVALAVIGLVTCTQLAMVFLHVAPSNTLTKQHGKGVDQWIYPEFEQNWKLFAPNPLQQNIAVHVRAEIAGPDGRRTTPWMSLSGEDGKAIRGNPLPSHVQQNELRRGWDFYLGSHDNQNRANGLRGTLSEQYIRRIVMLRLSEHDYGGTVERIQVRSEVRSVAAPPWSDEKISTKPSYRVLPWWTVTAADLPEGSADPKETDQ
- a CDS encoding helix-turn-helix domain-containing protein, with the protein product MADHSEQACRRVDVGISRVFELFGKRWTGPIVSVLLQQPVHFADLRRAIPGISERMLSDRLSELGTAGLVVREVDEGPPLRVSYRLTQAGAAMEPALKELGRWAETHLKDGGGDC
- a CDS encoding DUF2252 domain-containing protein, which produces MGEIEASVPVQRAVEGDPRIPVVPGFARRRHSGEPGGPQSPREAGKALRARVPRSAHASLVLPENRPDAVRAVEESNRGRVPALTPIRVGRMAATPFAFLRGSAGLMAHDLVGTPVTGVGAQLCGDAHAANFGLYGDARGNLVMDLNDFDETVNGPWEWDLKRLATSLVLAGREAGADEETCRRGAYDTVGAYRRTMRLLAKLPALDAWNAIADEELVSHTDARDLLGTLERVSEKARNNTSARFAAKSTEDSGDGGRRFVDAPPVLRRVPDAEAAAVAAGLGEYLGTVSPDRVPLLARYAIHDVAFRVVGTGSVGTRSYVVLLVDHRGEPLVLQVKEARPSVLAPHLPAVGFEVPEAGHEGRRVVLGQKRMQVVSDILLGWATVDGRPFQVRQFRNRKGSVDPAALAADQVDDYGRMTGALLARAHAHSADPRLIAGYCGKNDELDEAVAAFAVTYADRTEADHAELVRAIAAGRIRAEPGV
- a CDS encoding 2Fe-2S iron-sulfur cluster-binding protein produces the protein MFHPLRVSAIERLTDDSVAVDFAVPPDLRETFRHQPGQHLNVRYTVDGEEVRRSYSICAPATERPADPRLRVGIRLVDGGAFSTYALKELAVGDQVEAMPPMGRFVLTPRAGLFAAVVGGSGITPVLSIAATLLAREPDASFCLIRSDRTAASTMFLDEVADLKDRYPDRFQLVTALSREEQQAGLPSGRLDRERLAGLLPALLPVADVDGWYLCGPLGLVRAAEGALHGLGVGRTRIHQEIFHVDDGPSATARPRIEAPADSMLTATLDGRSGKWPVLEGESLLETVLRSRSDAPYACKGGVCGTCRAFLVSGEVRMDRNFALEPEETGAGYVLACQSHPVTGEVELDFDR
- the paaA gene encoding 1,2-phenylacetyl-CoA epoxidase subunit PaaA; translation: MAALTAGQTAQATAGSTDGADGALAAAFDAAVAADERIEPRDWMPDAYRASLVRQMAQHAHSEIIGMQPEANWITRAPSLRRKAILIAKVQDEAGHGLYLYSAAETLGTGREELLDKLHAGRQRYSSIFNYPTLTWADVGAIGWLVDGAAITNQVPLCRCSYGPYARAMVRICKEESFHQRQGYELLLALSGGTAAQHEMAQDAVNRWWWPSLMMFGPPDDASSHSAQSMTWKIKRHSNDELRQRFVDICVPQAEVLGLTLPDPDLRWNEERGQHDFGAIDWTEFQEVLKGNGPCNEERLTQRRRAHEEGAWVRDAAAAYAQKHTAVGPDGDAPSAAPNTAATNTVVPNGEATA
- a CDS encoding rhodanese-like domain-containing protein, producing MNFGPLPTVDVTAVPADGLVLDVREDDEWAAGHVDGALHIPMSGFVGRFGELTEAAEDGRRVHVMCRVGGRSAQVTQYLVQQGIDAVNIDGGMLAWDAAGRPMVTDSGNPAFVV
- a CDS encoding acyl-CoA dehydrogenase family protein codes for the protein MDFTYTEEQQAAAEAARAVFSGVAPDAVPSPALVPGAVAEDIDRPLWAGLAAGDLLSLTLSPEHGGAGLDLIALCLVLRESAKVLARVPLLETCAVAMALQRYGDQKLAAELLPGVGRGELVLTVGANGRTGHDPAELAVTARRDGAASEAAASGTGGESAGDDGSEAGWVLDGVQSAVPWAQAADWIAVPAHTGDGRAVVALVRRGHDGLTIAEQVSTSGELFGEVRLDAVRVSDRELIDAAGAWEWLHALLTTGTCALALGLGEAVLAMTSEYTGKREQFGFPVATFQSVAVQAADRYIDLRAMEVTLWQAAWRIATGGSGALPPAGDVAVAKIWASDGVRRVVQTAQHLHGGFGADTDYVLHRFHAWAKQIELSLGPAAAHEEALGDLLAAHSLDLDLG